A portion of the Cryptomeria japonica chromosome 5, Sugi_1.0, whole genome shotgun sequence genome contains these proteins:
- the LOC131036516 gene encoding auxin response factor 2-like: MAAGPRTPSDSSCCTDITDPLYKELWHACAGPCVTMPRIGERVFYFPQGHIEQIEASITKYLDINNQEAEQQVPLYDLPSKILCRVTNVLLQVEQDTDELFAHITLVPETEQDDCSTDMDPPRPPPPPPPRPSVHSFCKTLTLSETSPRGILSVPRRQADKCLAPLDKNQQPQELVAKDLHGNDWRFRHIYRDEKRIHLLTVGWKVFVNSKRLVAGDAFIFLRDENGELRVRVRRAMCQQSNIPSSVISSGRMQIAVLAAASHAISRRTKFSVYYKPRNSPSEFIIPYDQYMEAMNSNFLVGMRFRMRIEGEAALERRSSY, from the exons ATGGCTGCTGGTCCTAGGACTCCATCTGATTCATCTTGTTGTACAG ATATCACTGATCCTCTCTATAAAGAGCTCTGGCATGCCTGTGCTGGCCCCTGTGTTACCATGCCAAGGATTGGAGAGCGGGTGTTTTACTTCCCGCAGGGTCATATAGAGCAG ATTGAAGCATCAATAACCAAATACCTAGACATCAATAACCAGGAAGCTGAACAACAGGTGCCTTTGTATGACCTGCCCTCCAAAATTCTTTGCCGGGTGACGAATGTGTTGCTGCAG GTTGAACAAGACACCGATGAACTGTTTGCTCATATTACCTTGGTTCCGGAGACAGAG CAGGATGACTGCTCCACCGATATGGATCCTCCGCGTCCACCCCCTCCACCCCCTCCAAGGCCTTCTGTGCATTCCTTTTGTAAGACTCTCACACTTTCTGAGACAAGTCCACGTGGAATTTTATCTGTTCCCAGGAGACAGGCTGATAAATGCCTCGCACCTCTG GACAAGAATCAACAACCTCAAGAATTAGTTGCCAAAGATCTACATGGAAATGACTGGCGTTTTCGGCATATCTATCGTG ATGAGAAAAGGATACATTTGCTGACAGTTGGGTGGAAAGTCTTTGTTAACTCCAAAAGGCTTGTAGCAGGAGATGCGTTCATCTTTCTCAG GGATGAAAATGGCGAATTACGTGTACGGGTCAGGCGTGCCATGTGTCAGCAAAGTAACATTCCATCCTCAGTTATATCCAGTGGCAGAATGCAGATTGCTGTCCTTGCAGCTGCGTCACATGCCATTTCAAGGAGGACTAAGTTTAGTGTCTACTACAAGCCAAG AAATAGCCCGTCAGAATTCATTATTCCTTATGACCAATACATGGAGGCCATGAACAGTAATTTCTTAGTTGGCATGAGATTCAGGATGAGAATTGAGGGAGAAGCAGCTCTGGAGCGACGGTCTTCCTATTGA